The proteins below come from a single Gimesia alba genomic window:
- a CDS encoding SpoVG family protein has translation MDISEVRIKLMNDPHERLLAFCSITFDVSFVIRDLKIIQGAKGAFVAMPSRKLMDRCPKCHTKNHLRASFCNQCGVRLDENRADKDDAGRARLYADIAHPINSECRELIQQEVLKAYQDEKISAQEDGYICRYDDFGEEDYARLSPYEEDLEDTKTPAEVSGAESIHIRKNNQVFRIDSAESTQEASPPHHTAADQPESDKVSSNESESRSRGGDTFGSGIV, from the coding sequence ATGGATATCAGTGAAGTTCGCATCAAGTTGATGAATGATCCGCATGAAAGATTACTTGCTTTTTGCTCGATTACTTTCGATGTCTCGTTTGTCATTCGAGATTTGAAAATTATTCAGGGGGCGAAAGGCGCCTTTGTGGCGATGCCCAGCCGCAAGCTGATGGATCGTTGTCCGAAGTGTCATACTAAAAACCACTTGCGGGCTTCGTTTTGCAACCAGTGTGGTGTACGACTGGATGAAAACCGGGCGGATAAGGACGACGCGGGACGCGCCCGACTCTATGCCGATATCGCTCACCCGATCAATTCGGAGTGCCGTGAATTGATCCAGCAGGAAGTCCTCAAAGCCTATCAGGATGAAAAAATATCCGCACAAGAGGACGGCTATATCTGCCGCTATGACGATTTCGGTGAAGAGGATTATGCCCGCCTGAGTCCTTATGAAGAAGACTTAGAAGATACAAAGACCCCAGCCGAAGTATCGGGGGCCGAATCAATCCACATCCGTAAAAATAATCAGGTGTTCCGAATCGACTCCGCGGAGTCCACCCAGGAGGCGAGTCCGCCGCATCACACGGCAGCAGACCAGCCCGAATCAGACAAAGTCTCATCGAATGAGAGTGAGTCCCGTTCGCGAGGCGGCGATACCTTTGGTTCCGGAATTGTCTGA
- a CDS encoding 3-keto-disaccharide hydrolase, translated as MKSQFVCLSLMAVMCCLMGCSGSAPTEKQKEEALNEVPAIDLPEKTLESLFDVEDGFTLLSLKDFKEFQGKSKEPVKDPTWTEKNGVISCTGQPRGYLHSLESLGNCTVRLEYRFPESAEKNENPNTGFLFFITGENRIWPKCLEVQGKFEEMAHIKSNSKEITLEVTDNQAARESARRPIGEWNAIEVVCKDGALTSVLNGTPIASSKPSELKSGFFGIQSEGDAVEFRNIRVQKLTD; from the coding sequence ATGAAATCCCAGTTTGTCTGTTTATCACTGATGGCCGTGATGTGCTGTCTAATGGGGTGCTCAGGTTCGGCACCGACTGAAAAACAAAAAGAGGAAGCACTCAATGAAGTTCCTGCCATTGATTTGCCTGAAAAAACGTTAGAATCGTTATTTGATGTCGAAGATGGTTTCACGCTGCTTAGCTTAAAGGACTTCAAAGAGTTCCAGGGAAAATCAAAAGAACCAGTCAAAGATCCCACTTGGACTGAGAAAAATGGTGTGATCTCCTGCACGGGCCAGCCGCGGGGCTATCTGCACTCGCTCGAAAGTTTGGGAAACTGTACCGTACGGCTGGAGTACCGCTTTCCGGAATCGGCTGAGAAAAATGAAAACCCCAACACCGGCTTCCTATTTTTCATCACCGGCGAAAATCGGATCTGGCCAAAATGTCTGGAAGTACAGGGGAAATTTGAGGAGATGGCCCACATCAAATCCAACAGCAAAGAAATCACTCTGGAAGTGACCGACAATCAGGCGGCCCGCGAATCTGCCAGACGCCCGATCGGCGAGTGGAACGCCATCGAAGTCGTTTGTAAAGATGGTGCACTGACTTCGGTCTTGAATGGAACCCCCATCGCTTCCAGCAAGCCGAGTGAACTCAAGTCAGGTTTCTTCGGTATTCAGTCCGAAGGAGACGCTGTCGAGTTTCGTAATATCCGCGTGCAGAAATTAACCGATTAG